In Rhodothermales bacterium, the sequence GTCGCCGGGAGCACGCTCGCGTGCTTCGTAGTGGCAGAGCCTGCGCATGAGATGCGAAATGTCTGCTTTCCGTATCGTTCGGGAGATGCTATCGTATCTCAAAGAGCACGGAGATACCGGCCATGAACGAAGAATTGCGGCAGCACCCGTCGTGGATGCGCGAGTTCGATCATACGGCGGACCTTGGGGTTGAGATTGAAGCGTCGAACATTGAGCAGCTGTTCGAGCGGACGGCGTATGCCATGTTCTGGCTGATCGCGGACGTGGATGATGTGGAATCCGATATCTCCATTCCCATCGAGATCGACGCAGAAGACATCGACGCGCTGATGGTAGCCTGGCTTTCCGAGCTGAACTACCGGCACCAGGTAGACGGCCTCGTCTTCTCCAGCTTTCAGGTGGAGCAGATCTCCGATTCGTTCCTCCACGGCACGGCGATCGGCGAGGGTATTTCGCACGGCCGGCCGCGTGTCTTCGGCGAAATAAAAGCGGTGACCTATCACGATCTTCAGGTTGGCTGCGACGGCGAACGGTGCAGGGCGCGAGTGATCTTCGATATTTGACGGCCGTACCGATATGAAGCAGGTTCAAATCAGACAGATAGAGCCGTACCTGTGGGAGATCCCGAGGTCGGGTGACATGATCGTGCCGGCGCGCATCTATGCGACCAGGAAGATGATGCGCGACATTCTCAAAGACAG encodes:
- a CDS encoding archease; translated protein: MNEELRQHPSWMREFDHTADLGVEIEASNIEQLFERTAYAMFWLIADVDDVESDISIPIEIDAEDIDALMVAWLSELNYRHQVDGLVFSSFQVEQISDSFLHGTAIGEGISHGRPRVFGEIKAVTYHDLQVGCDGERCRARVIFDI